CAAAATGCGATAGCGCACAAGGGCGATCCGGGATTGCAGCGGCGCAACGGGGCGAGCCGAAGGCGTGCTCCTGAACGTTTCGCGCAAACCGCGCCGCCCACCCTTCCGCGCAGCGCCGCCGCGCTTCCCGGCGCCGGCCTTTGAGGATTGTGTACGCCCGGCATGGGCGTGAGCTTATTGGGTGCAAGCCCCCTGTGCATGAACCCTGTCAGGCCGCATCAGCCTGGCACATGCACCACGTGCCGGTTGCTCCCTGGTGCGGGAGGTGTGATCCGGCAGGCTCAGCCGTTCCACCCGACACCAACATCGACCCACCGCGTCGTGGAGCTGACCCACTCGCAGCACGCGCTTCGGGCGGTGGACTTCCTGTTTCAGCGGCCGAGCCTGGCCACAACCCACTTTGTGGAGGCCTCGGGCATCCCGAAGCCGACGGCGAAGCGGATCCTGATCCTGCTCCGGGAAGCCGGGGTTCTGGTGGCGTTGCGGGAAGGCAAAGGTCGGCGTGCCGGCATTTACGCCTTCCGGGAACTGCTCAACATCGCCGAAGGTCGGACTGTCTTTTAAGGCTCACCCATGGGCTGCAAGTGGCTTGTGGCTCACAAAACGTAAAAAATGAGCCACAAATCAGTTTGCAGCTCACCGGTGAGCCACAAACTACGCCCACTTACCGTCGAAACAGGGCCGACGACCACCCGCCGGTTACAAGGCGCGGCCACGACTCACCGCCCGCCCGCGGCGGGGGGGGGCTCAACGGCATCAGCGCCGTACGCGAAACCGCAAACCAGGAAGGGCCGGTCCTGACATGCCTTGCCAGTCGGCAGTGCTGCCACGAGCGGGAAAGGCGCCATGGCCACACTCTCCATCAGCGAAGCCGGCACCGTCCAGTTCCCCATGGTCCGGCACGCCGCCGAGATCGGCTGGCAGCCGGTGACGCCGGCAGATGCCCGGGCCATGCGCGGCGGCGAGGCAGGTGCGCTCTTCCGCGGCGTGCTCGAGGCCAAGATCGCCGCCTTCAACCCCTGGCTCAGCCCCGACGCCGTGCGGTCGGTGGCGGAGACCATCGACGCCCTGCCGCCGACCATCGAGGGCAACCGGGACATGCTGGCCTGGCTGCGGGGGGAGCGGCAATGGTACGACGAGCAGGAGAAGCGCCACCGGCCGGTCAGGCTCATCGACTTCGCGCATCCGGCGGCGAACAGCCTGCAGGTGACCTGGGAATGGACCCTCAAGCCGCTGGCCGGGTCTGGACGCAGCAAACAACTGACCCGCCCCCCCCAGTCACTCCACCCGATATTCCTCCCCGGCCACCCGTACCCGGTCGCCGGGGACCAGCTTTCTGCCCCGCCGGGTCTCCACGAGGCCGTTGACCTGCACCTCGCCGGCGGCAATGCGCATCTTGGCCTCGCCGCCGGTTCCCACCGCGCTGACGGCCTTGAGAAAGCTGTCCAGCTTGATGAACAGGGTCGAAATCTTCATGACAGGCCCTCCTCCGGGCCGTGGATAGCATCGCCAAGCGCGGATTGCAAGAAGAAAGGGGAGCGGGCCGGTGGCCGCCGGGCGGGCGGCGCCCCTTGACACTGCCCGGCGCTCCGGGAGAGCATAGCCTCGGATCAGCACTTCCGGGGCTGGCGTGGGATGCCCCCGGCGGCCCGGGTCCCGGCCTGCTGCTCCCCCGCAAGCGGCAGGGTCAGCGCACCATCTCATCCGGGGGGGAGGATGATCATGGCGGCCGGCAGGGATCTTTCCCACTCCATCCTGTCTGCCGGCCTGGCCGCCGCCGTCGTCCTGGGGCTGTATGCCAGCAGTCTTCAGAGCTACATCCTGTTCCACAGCCTGGTGGAGCTGATCACCATCGCCGTTGGTCTCACCCTGTTCATCCTCACCTGGAACACCAGCCGGTTCCTGACCAATGGCTGTCTCAAGGCCCTGGGCATCGGCTACGGCCTCATCGCCGGGGTCGATCTCTTCCATACCCTGGCCTACAAGGGCATGGGCGTGTTCCCGGAATACGGCGCCAACCTCCCCACCCAGCTGTGGATCGCGGCCCGCTCTCTGCAGGCGGTGCTGCTCCTGGCGGCATCCCTGCTGGCTGGCCGGGACATCAACGAGCGGGCCTTCTTGGGCATCGGTCTGGCTGCGGTCTCGGCCACCGGGGCTCTGGTCTACTCAGGTGCCTTTCCGGACTGCTTCATCGAGGGCCGGGGGCTCACCCGGTTCAAGATCGCCAGCGAATACGTCATCTGCGCCATCCTCGCCGGGGCACTGCTGCTCCTGGCCCGCAGGCGGACGGCGTTCCGCTCCCGGGTCTTTCGCCTCATCACCCTCAGCATCCTGTGCACCATCGGCTCGGAGCTGGCCTTCACCAGCTATGTGAGCGTGTACGGCCCCGCCAACATGGTGGGGCATTTCCTCAAGCTCGCGGCCTTCTATCTCGTCTACCGGGCGCTGGTGGTCACCGGCCTCAAGGAGCCTTTTGACCTCATCTTCCGGGATCTCAAGCTGGCGGAGGCAGCCTTGACGCGGGAGCGGATCTTCAGCCACGGCCTGCTGGAGGGTATGGCGGACGGGGTGGTCGCCTGCGACGCGGACGGCCATCTCGCCCTGTTCAACCGCACGGCCCGGGAGTGGCATGGCGTCGAGCCCCTGCGGCTGCCGGCCACGGAGTGGACGCGCCAGTACAACCTCTTCCGGGCCGACGGTATCACCCCGCTCCCCACAGAAGAGATCCCTCTGGCCCGGGCCTTCCGGGGTGAGATGGTCCGGGATGCCGGCATGGCCATTGTGGCAGCAGGACAGCCCCCCCGCCACATCCTGGCCAATGGCAGTGTGATCACGGACCCGGCTGGCCGCAAGCTGGGCGCGGTGGTGGTCATGCGGGACGTCACCGCCTTCCGGCGCCTGGAGCAGGACCTCCGGCAGGCCAACGAAACGCTGGAGGCCCGGGTTGCGGAGCGCACCGAGGCGCTCCGGCGCCTCAACCGCGAGCTGCGCGCCCTCAAGACCTGCAGCCAGACCCTGATGAAGGCCGGGGACGAAGAGACCCTGCTCGCCGACATCTGCCGCATCGTCTGTGAAGAGGCCGGCTACCGCCTGGCCTGGGTGGGATATGCCGAGCGCGACCGCAAGAAGAGCATCCGTCCCGTTGCCTGGGCTGGCGACGACGCGGACTATGTGGAGAGGGCCCTGCTGTCCTGGTCCGAGGAGGAGGAGCGCGGCCAAGGCCCGGCCGGGATCGCCGTCCGGAGCGGCGAGCCGGTCCATGTCGAGGACTTTGTCTCTGACCCCCGCATGGCCCCCTGGCGGGAGAGCGCTTTGGCCCATGGCTTCCGTTCCGGCATCGCCCTGCCACTCAAGGACGAGACAGCCGCGGTCTTTGGCGTGCTCCTCATCTATTCCACCGAGCCTTACGCCGTCACCGCCCAGGAGCTGTGCCTCCTGGAGGAGCTGGCGGCCGACCTTGCCTTTGGCATCACTGTGCTGCGCAACCGCGCCGGGATCCGGCGGGCGGAAAAGGTGACCCAGGCCCGCTTGCGGATGCTGGAGGCAGCGTACACCGGGGACTTCTCCCTGGGCGACACCCTGCGCCGGATGCTGGATGAGATCGAGGCCCAGACCGGCAGCTGCATCAGCTTCTACCATTTCATGGATGAGGATCAGCAGACGCTCTCCTTCCAGAGCTGGTCCAGCAAGACCTTGGCCACCGGGTGCACGGCCGAAGGGGCGGGCCGCCATGTCCCGCTGGCCGAGGCCGGCGTCTGGGCCGAGTGCGTGCGGCAGCGACGGCCGGTGATCCATGACGACTACCCCTCCCTGCCCGAACGGAAAGGGCTGCCAGCCGGACACGCCCCGCTGAT
This portion of the Thermodesulfobacteriota bacterium genome encodes:
- a CDS encoding RNA-binding S4 domain-containing protein — protein: MKISTLFIKLDSFLKAVSAVGTGGEAKMRIAAGEVQVNGLVETRRGRKLVPGDRVRVAGEEYRVE
- a CDS encoding MASE3 domain-containing protein, which translates into the protein MAAGRDLSHSILSAGLAAAVVLGLYASSLQSYILFHSLVELITIAVGLTLFILTWNTSRFLTNGCLKALGIGYGLIAGVDLFHTLAYKGMGVFPEYGANLPTQLWIAARSLQAVLLLAASLLAGRDINERAFLGIGLAAVSATGALVYSGAFPDCFIEGRGLTRFKIASEYVICAILAGALLLLARRRTAFRSRVFRLITLSILCTIGSELAFTSYVSVYGPANMVGHFLKLAAFYLVYRALVVTGLKEPFDLIFRDLKLAEAALTRERIFSHGLLEGMADGVVACDADGHLALFNRTAREWHGVEPLRLPATEWTRQYNLFRADGITPLPTEEIPLARAFRGEMVRDAGMAIVAAGQPPRHILANGSVITDPAGRKLGAVVVMRDVTAFRRLEQDLRQANETLEARVAERTEALRRLNRELRALKTCSQTLMKAGDEETLLADICRIVCEEAGYRLAWVGYAERDRKKSIRPVAWAGDDADYVERALLSWSEEEERGQGPAGIAVRSGEPVHVEDFVSDPRMAPWRESALAHGFRSGIALPLKDETAAVFGVLLIYSTEPYAVTAQELCLLEELAADLAFGITVLRNRAGIRRAEKVTQARLRMLEAAYTGDFSLGDTLRRMLDEIEAQTGSCISFYHFMDEDQQTLSFQSWSSKTLATGCTAEGAGRHVPLAEAGVWAECVRQRRPVIHDDYPSLPERKGLPAGHAPLIRELLIPIFRSSRIMAVIGVGNKPDPYSETDVQVTSLLADFSWEIVTRQQAVASLRRSEESLRQRERLLRESQRVGQVGSWDWDARDDVIWWSDEYCRIHGFAAGTRPPSYAEHRRAYTPESTARLDAAVQRAMTLGEPCELDLELASPTATTRWIAARCEVKRDAQGAIRGLRGTAQNITERKRAEEEIRLLNQGLERRVQERTTELEAKTAQLLDSRQALMSLVEDLNEKTAELEEARLAAENASRAKSAFLANMSHELRTPLNAVMGFAQILSQSGDLAPEHRKILGIIVRSGEHLLSLINDVLELAKIEAGGTRLAIAPFDLTQLLEDVGSLFAVRAEANELSFRIVIDPTLPRCADGDAGRIRQVLINLLGNAIKFTRAGGIRLVAGPGAGPAGGEPAGTMLRCAVEDTGPGIAPDQLAAIFEPFVQVGDAADQTAGTGLGLSLSRHFVELMGGSIGVRSTPGVGSTFFFEIPLAAATGEVGAGEPARAPAPTARDPAAADRTGIEC